The following proteins come from a genomic window of Phoenix dactylifera cultivar Barhee BC4 unplaced genomic scaffold, palm_55x_up_171113_PBpolish2nd_filt_p 000891F, whole genome shotgun sequence:
- the LOC103698055 gene encoding protein PEP-RELATED DEVELOPMENT ARRESTED 1 homolog, chloroplastic-like → PGANLNDIANQADDLLETMESRPAVPDRKLLARLVLIREEARNMMGGGILDERNNRGLSTLPEAEVNFLSKLVALRPGKTVENMIRDVMHGKDEDADNLDIGDEDPNNRQKTLSGIAGRGSVTGRKPLPVRPGMFLETVSKVLGGIYAGNVSGITAQHLEWVHQKTLEILQEMAF, encoded by the exons CCAGGGGCAAATCTTAATGATATTGCTAACCAGGCTGATGATTTATTAGAG ACAATGGAATCTAGGCCTGCTGTTCCTGATCGGAAACTGCTTGCAAGACTTGTTTTGATcagagaggaagctcggaatatGATGGGTGGTGGAATATTGGATGAAAGAAACAACCGTGGTCTTAGTACACTGCCAGAAGCAGAG GTGAACTTCTTAAGCAAGCTAGTTGCTTTGAGACCTGGAAAAACTGTCGAAAATATGATACGTGATGTGATGCATGGGAAAGATGAAGATGCAGACAACTTGGACATTGGAGATGAAGATCCTAACAATAGACAAAAGACACTAAGTGGAATAGCTGGAAGG GGTAGTGTTACAGGCCGTAAGCCACTTCCTGTTCGTCCTGGAATGTTCCTTGAGACTGTTTCCAAG GTCTTGGGTGGAATTTATGCAGGGAATGTATCTGGCATTACAGCTCAACATTTAGAATGG GTTCATCAGAAGACCCTTGAAATTCTTCAAGAGATGGCCTTTTAA